A region of Nerophis ophidion isolate RoL-2023_Sa linkage group LG28, RoL_Noph_v1.0, whole genome shotgun sequence DNA encodes the following proteins:
- the LOC133544914 gene encoding polypyrimidine tract-binding protein 2-like, with amino-acid sequence MDGDVAVGVKRGSDELSMYGSSPNTLTANGSDTKKQRLDESPPSRVLHIRKLPNEVSETEVIALGLPFGKVTNILMLKGKNQAFLELSTEEAAITMVNYYSAVTPQVRNSPIFIQYSNHKELKTDSALNQRAQAVLQAVSAVQDGSSPSSDPGILDLAPPPSPVLRIIIDNMFYPVTLDVLQQIFSKFGTVMKIITFTKNNQFQALLQFSDPTNAQQAKVSLDGQNIYNSCCTLRIDFSKLVNLNVKYNNDKSRDYTRPDLPTGDGESNKDHSLLGTPSGALASYSSAAGYSSSLSLSQGAGAISPLSAAAAAAAAAGRVALSGSGVSGVLLASNLNEEMVTPQSLFTLFGVYGDVQRVKILYNKKDSALIQLSDGNQAQLAMSHLNGQKVFGKVMRVTLSKHQTVALPREGLDDQLLTKDFSGSPLHRFKKPGSKNFQNIFPPSATLHLSNIREGIGEEDLRLLFSNSEGSVKAFKFFQDRKMALIQMSSVEEAIQVLIDLHNYDMGGNHHLKVSFSKSTI; translated from the exons CAAACGGCAGTGACACTAAGAAACAGCGTCTGGACGAGTCGCCCCCGTCCAGAGTTCTCCACATCAGGAAACTCCCCAACGAAGTATCGGAGACTGAAGTCATTGCACTGGGTCTGCCCTTTGGGAAGGTGACCAACATACTGATGTTGAAGGGGAAAAACCAG GCATTCCTGGAGCTCAGTACAGAGGAAGCTGCCATCACCATGGTGAACTACTACTCAGCTGTTACACCTCAG GTCAGAAATAGTCCCATCTTCATCCAGTACTCCAACCATAAGGAACTGAAGACCGACTCTGCTCTAAACCAG AGAGCCCAGGCAGTACTGCAGGCTGTGTCTGCAGTGCAGGATGGAAGTTCTCCATCATCGGACCCTGGCATTCTGGACCTCGCTCCACCTCCCAGCCCCGTGCTGCGTATTATAATCGACAACATGTTTTATCCCGTCACCCTCGATGTTCTGCAACAG ATATTCAGTAAGTTTGGGACTGTAATGAAGATCATCACCTTCACCAAGAACAACCAGTTCCAAGCACTTCTCCAGTTCAGTGACCCCACCAACGCTCAGCAGGCCAAAGTG TCTCTAGATGGACAGAACATATATAATTCATGCTGCACTCTGAGGATCGATTTCAGCAAGCTGGTGAATCTTAACGTCAAGTACAACAATGACAAGAGTCGAGACTACACCCGGCCTGATCTGCCCACTGGAGATGGAGAGTCGAACAAGGATCATTCATTATTGG GCACTCCATCTGGAGCGCTGGCCTCGTACTCCAGCGCCGCAGGTTATTCCTCATCTCTCTCCCTCTCGCAGGGAGCAG GCGCCATCAGTCCTCTGAGCGCCGCCGCCGCCGCAGCAGCCGCCGCAGGCCGTGTTGCTCTGTCAGGGTCCGGAGTGTCAGGGGTCCTGTTGGCGTCCAACCTGAACGAAGAG ATGGTCACGCCTCAAAGTCTCTTTACCCTCTTCG GTGTGTATGGTGACGTGCAGCGGGTGAAGATCCTCTACAACAAAAAGGACAGCGCCCTCATCCAGCTGTCAGACGGCAACCAGGCTCAGTTGG CCATGTCTCACCTGAATGGTCAGAAGGTGTTTGGGAAGGTGATGAGAGTGACTCTGTCCAAGCACCAAACTGTGGCTTTGCCCCGAGAAGGACTGGACGACCAGCTCCTGACTAAAG ATTTTTCTGGTTCCCCCCTGCATCGCTTTAAGAAACCAGGCTCCAAAAACTTCCAGAACATCTTTCCTCCTTCTGCAACACTTCATCTCTCCAACATCCG CGAGGGCATCGGAGAAGAAGACCTGCGTCTGCTGTTCTCCAACAGCGAGGGTTCCGTCAAGGCCTTCAAGTTCTTTCA GGATCGCAAGATGGCTCTGATCCAGATGTCGTCAGTGGAGGAGGCCATCCAGGTGCTGATAGATCTCCACAACTACGACATGGGCGGCAACCACCACCTCAAAGtctccttctccaagtccaccatCTAA